From a region of the Drosophila ananassae strain 14024-0371.13 chromosome XL, ASM1763931v2, whole genome shotgun sequence genome:
- the LOC6502226 gene encoding uncharacterized protein LOC6502226, which translates to MMLRTFVGIILLLSFWSQRAQGAVIASQDLRVESLSHPESLPERYQRIAQCRKLCYRESLPVITPPFLCRSRPECYMCHDYCRVLVVAQRSLATSMCADREFCTRGCRVACSYHHLWIHQHQDDNAIFKE; encoded by the coding sequence ATGATGTTAAGGACATTCGTTGGCATTATCCTGTTGCTGAGTTTCTGGAGTCAACGTGCGCAGGGCGCCGTTATTGCGTCGCAGGACCTTCGTGTGGAGTCTCTCAGCCATCCCGAATCCCTGCCAGAACGCTACCAAAGGATCGCCCAGTGCCGAAAGCTCTGCTATCGCGAGTCCTTGCCAGTGATAACGCCGCCGTTCCTCTGCCGATCCCGGCCAGAGTGCTACATGTGCCACGACTACTGCCGAGTCCTGGTCGTGGCCCAACGGAGCCTGGCCACTTCCATGTGCGCCGATCGGGAGTTCTGCACTCGCGGCTGCCGGGTGGCCTGCTCCTACCATCACCTCTGGATCCACCAGCACCAGGACGACAATGCGATCTTCAAGGAGTAG